One Ananas comosus cultivar F153 linkage group 23, ASM154086v1, whole genome shotgun sequence genomic window carries:
- the LOC109727869 gene encoding laccase-3-like: protein MDAHSIFVITIWLLSLLFLLSQTNAKVHYHDFVIQETPVKRLCNTRNIITVNGEFPGPTIEVNSGDTLVVNVVNRAQYNVSLHWHGIRQMRTAWADGPEFVTQCPIRPGGSYKYRFTVEGQEGTLWWHAHSSWLRATVYGALIVHPKENHSYPFAEPTREIPIILGEWWDANPIDVVKEAAQTGAAPNISDALTINGQPGDHYNCSSKETTTFPVKPGETNLLRFINAALNTELFVSIANHQMTVVAADASYTKPFATSVIMLGPGQTTDVLVTMDQAPTSYYIAARAYSSAQGLPFDNTTTTAIVEYDCGCATKPGQSIPPAFPALPVYNDTATATAFAAGLKSISKVKIPEPVDEHLFFTVGLGLFDCHPGQQCGGPKGTRLGASINNVSFVFPSDYSILQAHRQGVPGVFTTDFPANPQVQFDYTATDISHELWQPVAATKLYKLKFGSVVQLVLQGTNIFVGENHPIHIHGYDFYILAEGFGNFDPAKDTAKFNLVDPPMRNTVAVPVKGWAVVRFVADNPGVWLLHCHLDVHISWGLAMAFLVEDGDSELESLEPAPVDLPPC, encoded by the exons ATGGATGCTCACTCCATATTTGTTATCACAATTTggctcctctctctcctttttctcctctctcaaaCCAATGCTAAAGTTCACTACCATGATTTTGtt ATTCAAGAAACTCCAGTGAAGAGGCTGTGCAATACCCGTAACATAATTACGGTGAACGGAGAATTTCCTGGGCCGACCATTGAGGTTAATAGTGGGGACACACTCGTGGTCAACGTGGTGAATCGTGCTCAGTACAACGTCTCACTACACTG GCACGGGATTCGACAGATGAGAACGGCGTGGGCCGACGGGCCGGAGTTTGTGACGCAGTGCCCGATCAGGCCGGGAGGGAGCTACAAGTACCGGTTCACGGTCGAGGGACAGGAAGGCACGCTGTGGTGGCACGCCCACAGCTCCTGGCTCCGCGCCACGGTCTACGGCGCTCTCATTGTCCACCCCAAGGAGAACCACTCCTACCCTTTCGCCGAGCCGACAAGAGAGATCCCCATCATCCTCG GGGAATGGTGGGACGCGAATCCAATTGATGTCGTCAAAGAAGCTGCGCAGACCGGAGCGGCTCCAAATATCTCCGACGCCCTCACCATCAATGGCCAGCCTGGAGATCACTACAACTGCTCAAGCAAAG AAACAACCACATTTCCGGTGAAGCCCGGCGAGACCAACCTGCTGCGGTTCATAAATGCGGCTCTCAACACTGAGCTATTTGTCTCCATAGCCAACCACCAGATGACGGTGGTTGCAGCGGACGCCTCCTACACGAAGCCCTTTGCAACTTCCGTCATCATGCTCGGTCCGGGCCAGACAACTGACGTCCTCGTCACCATGGACCAGGCTCCCACGAGCTACTACATTGCAGCCCGGGCCTATTCTAGTGCTCAGGGCCTCCCATTCGacaacaccaccaccaccgccatcGTCGAGTACGACTGCGGCTGCGCCACCAAGCCAGGACAGTCCATCCCGCCAGCATTCCCAGCTCTCCCAGTTTACAACGACACCGCAACCGCCACAGCCTTTGCCGCCGGCCTTAAAAGCATATCGAAAGTTAAAATTCCCGAACCGGTCGACGAGCACCTGTTCTTCACCGTCGGCCTCGGCTTGTTCGATTGCCATCCAGGACAACAGTGCGGCGGCCCAAAGGGGACTCGACTGGGGGCCAGCATAAACAACGTCTCCTTTGTGTTCCCATCCGACTACTCCATTCTCCAGGCGCACCGCCAGGGCGTGCCAGGAGTGTTCACCACAGACTTCCCAGCCAACCCACAGGTGCAGTTCGACTACACGGCGACCGACATTTCCCACGAACTGTGGCAGCCCGTTGCAGCGACAAAGTTGTACAAATTAAAGTTCGGTTCCGTCGTTCAGCTGGTGCTGCAAGGAACTAACATCTTCGTAGGCGAGAATCATCCCATCCACATCCACGGCTATGACTTCTATATACTGGCCGAGGGCTTCGGAAACTTTGATCCAGCGAAGGACACGGCAAAGTTCAACCTCGTCGACCCACCGATGAGGAATACTGTCGCGGTGCCGGTCAAGGGTTGGGCAGTAGTCCGGTTTGTCGCGGACAACCCAGGGGTGTGGCTCTTGCATTGCCATTTGGATGTTCACATCAGCTGGGGACTAGCAATGGCATTCCTGGTGGAGGATGGAGACAGTGAGTTGGAGTCCTTAGAGCCAGCTCCGGTCGACCTTCCCCCGTGCTAA